GGCCCAGCTCGGTTGGGATCTGCAGACGTACTCGGGTGGGCGATTCATCCTCGGCCTGGGCACCCAGATCCAGCCGCACATCGAGAAGCGTTTCAGCATGCCGTGGAGTCATCCGGCTCGCCGGATGCGCGAGTACATCGAAGCGCTGCATGCGATTTGGGACTGCTGGCGCGACGGCGCCAAGCTGCGGTTCGAGGGTGAGTTCTACACCCACAAGATCATGACGCCGATGTTCACTCCGGAACCGTCGGCCTTGCCCGCGCCGAAGGTCTTCCTGGCGGCAGTCGGTGAACTGATGACTGAAGTGTGCGGCGAGGTCGGCGACGGACTGCTGGCCCACGCGTTCACCACGCGGCGCTACCTGGACGAGGTGACCACGGTCGCGCTGCAGCGTGGGATGGACCGCAGTGGCCGTGACCGTCGGGACTTCGAGTTGTCCTGCCCGGTGTTCATCGTGACCGGTGCCGACGAACGCGAGATGGCCGCGGCGTCGATGGCAACCCGCAAACAGCTCGCGTTCTACGGCTCGACACCCGCGTACCGCAAAGTTCTCGAGCTGCACGGCTGGGGTGATCTGCAGACCGAACTGCACCGGTTGTCGCTCGATGGCCAGTGGGACGCGATGGGGGAGCTGATCGACGACGAAGTGCTCGCCGCTTTCGCCGTGGTGGCCCCGATACCCGAATTGGCTGCCGCGTTGCGGCGCCGCTGCGACGGCGTCATCGACCGCGTGCTGCCCGGCTTTCCCGCCGCCGTGTCGCCGGAGACCGTGAACGCGGTGCTGCAGGAGTTTCGTGAATGCCCGCCAGTGAGGAGCAATGTATGACCGTCCGCACGATCGACGATGTCGCCAAGAAGTTCGCCGACCCGTCGGCATACGCCGATGAGGCGACATTCCACGCGGACCTGGCCCACCTGCGGGCCAACGCCCCGGTGTCCTGGGTCGAGGTCCCCGGCTACAAGCCGTTCTGGGCGATCACCAAGTACGCCGACATCATGGACATCGAGCGGGCCAACGATGTGTTCACCAACTCGCCCCGCCCGGTGCTCATGACGTCCGAGAACGACGACGCCCAGGCCGCAGTCGGGGTGCGCACGCTCATCCATATGGATGATCCCGAGCATCGCGTCATGCGGGCCATCGGGGCGGACTGGTTCCGCCCGAAAGCCATGCGGGCGTTGAAGCTACGCGTCGACGAACTCGCGAAGATCCACGTGGACAAGATGCTGGCCGCCGGCGGCGAATGCGACTTCGTCCAGGAAGTGGCGGTCAACTATCCGCTGTATGTGATCATGTCCCTTCTCGGCGTGCCCGAGGCCGACTTCCCGCTGATGCTGAAGCTGACGCAAGAGCTGTTCGGGAGCGACGACGACGAATATCAGCGCGACGCCGGCGATTCGATGTCCGCGCTGATCGAGATGTTCCAGTACTTCACCGCGCTGACCGCATCCCGACGGGAGCATCCCACCGACGACCTCGCGTCGGCAATCGCCAATGCGCGAATCGACGGTGAACCGCTCAACGACATCGAGACGGTCTCCTACTACGCCATCGTCGCTGCGGCCGGGCACGACACCACCAGTGCGACGATCTCGGGCGGCATGCACGCCCTGATCGAAAACCCGGACCAGTTGGCACGATTGCAGGCCGACCCGGGCCTGATGGGTACGGCCACCGAGGAGATGATCCGTTGGGTCACTCCGGTGAAGGCCTTCATGCGCACCGCCGCGGTGGACACGTCGGTGCGTGGCACCCCGATCGCGGCGGGGGAGTCGGTGTTGCTCGCCTATCCGTCCGGGAACCGGGACGAAGAGGTGTTCACCGATCCATTCCGCTTCGATGTCGGTCGTGACCCCAACAAGCACGTGGCATTCGGCTATGGCGTGCACTTCTGCCTGGGCGCGGCGCTGGCGCGCATGGAGATCAACAGTTTCTTCAGTGAGCTTGTGCCGCGCCTGGATTCGATGGAACTGACCGGATCACCCGCACACACCGCGACTACGTTCGTCGGTGGGCTCAAGCATCTCCCGGTGCGCTACTCGCTGCGCTAGCAACGCCGAGCAGACGCAAAATCGCCCAAAACCTCGTGGTTTTGGGCGATTCTGCGTCTGCTCGCGGGGAGGCCGGGCCTACTCCGAACCCGAGTTACCTCGGGCCGCGGCGTGCAGCGCGTCGCCGCGGGAGCCCTGTGCGTGATGACTGAGTGCCTGGATCGAAACATCATGACCCTCAGCGGCTTTGCGGAGGGCGCCGACCGTCGCCTGTTCGCGCGAAATGTGCGTGAACGGATCGAACGAGTACCAGCGCATGGCGTTCTCATGGGTCATCTTGTTGATCTCGTCATCGGGCACGTTGTTCTCGGTCAGCACATCCCACAGCTCCTCGGGTGCACCCGGCCACATCGAATCGCTGTGCGGGTAGTCGGCCTCCCAGCTGATGTTGTCGATGCCGATCTTGTCGCGCAGCGCCACGCCAACCGGATCCGAGATGAAGCAGGTCAGGAAGTGCTCACGGAAAACCTCGGACGGCAATTTGCCGCCGAAGTTCTGGTGGGTCCAGGTCGAGTGCATCTCGTAGGTGCGGTCGACGCGCTCCAGGAAATACGGAATCCAGCCGGTGCCGCCCTCGGACAGCCCGATCTTGAGGTCCGGGTAGTCCTTGATGGGCTTGGACCACAACAGGTCCGCCGCCGCCTGCACGATGTTCATCGGCTGGAGGGTGATCATCACGTCCAGTGGGGCGTCCGGGGCGGTGATGGCCAGCTTGCCCGACGAGCCGATGTGCACGTTGAGCACGGTGTTGGTGTCGCACAACGCCTTCCACAGCGGTGTCCAGTAATCGTCGTGGAAGCTCGGGTAACCCATGGCCGCCGGGTTCTCGGTGAACGTCAGCGCGTGCACACCCTTCTTCGACACCCGGCGGACCTCGTCGGCGCACGCCTCGGCGTCCCAGATCACCGGCAGTGCCATCGGGATGAAGCGGGCCGGGTAGGCGCCGCACCATTCGTCGATGTGCCAGTCGTTGTAGGCCTGCACCAGGGCCAGCGAGAACTCCGGATCCTCGGTCGCGAACAGGCGGCCGGCGAAACCGGGGAACGACGGGAAGCAGATCGAGCCGAGGATGCCGCCGGCGTTCATGTCCTTGACCCGCTCGTCGACGTTGTAACAGCCCTTGCGGATCTCGTCGAGGCCCTGAGGTTCCAGGCCGTACTCCTCCTTGGGCCGGCCGGCGACGGCATTGAGTGCCACGTTGGGGATGACGATGTCGCGGAACTGCCAGGTATCGCTGCCGTCTGGATTGTGCACCAGCCGAGGGGCCTCGTCGGCGTACTTCTTCGGAAGATGGTTCTTGAACATGTCAGGTGGTTCGACGATGTGGTCGTCCACGCTGATCAGGATCATGTCGTCTTTGTTCACGAACCCACTCCATTCACGACTGCCTTACCGTATGGCCGACAGTTTAGCCGTGCGCGACGGGTCCAGGCCAGGCGATCAGCAGATTCGTCGGCTCAGCAGCAGCGCGCGCCCGGATTGGCCTCGGTGTTGCGGTGTCGCATCTTCCAGTAGTCGCGCTCGGAAAGCACCGGCTCGTCCGGGTGCGTGCGCTGCCGGTGTGTCACGTAGCGGCGATAATGGTTGTCGCCCATCAATGTTGACCAGTACCACCCGATGTGGCGTGCGGCCTGGCGTGTGCTCCGGGCAAGGCGTCCCATTGTTTCTGCACCTCCTTCTCTACCGACG
The genomic region above belongs to Mycolicibacterium sp. HK-90 and contains:
- a CDS encoding amidohydrolase family protein gives rise to the protein MNKDDMILISVDDHIVEPPDMFKNHLPKKYADEAPRLVHNPDGSDTWQFRDIVIPNVALNAVAGRPKEEYGLEPQGLDEIRKGCYNVDERVKDMNAGGILGSICFPSFPGFAGRLFATEDPEFSLALVQAYNDWHIDEWCGAYPARFIPMALPVIWDAEACADEVRRVSKKGVHALTFTENPAAMGYPSFHDDYWTPLWKALCDTNTVLNVHIGSSGKLAITAPDAPLDVMITLQPMNIVQAAADLLWSKPIKDYPDLKIGLSEGGTGWIPYFLERVDRTYEMHSTWTHQNFGGKLPSEVFREHFLTCFISDPVGVALRDKIGIDNISWEADYPHSDSMWPGAPEELWDVLTENNVPDDEINKMTHENAMRWYSFDPFTHISREQATVGALRKAAEGHDVSIQALSHHAQGSRGDALHAAARGNSGSE
- a CDS encoding LLM class F420-dependent oxidoreductase, yielding MGDPVPRVVKIDRGIPSRLAEVPDTARELEVHGYDGCWTGEINHDPFLPLALAAEHSERIQIGTSIAVAFARNPMTMAQLGWDLQTYSGGRFILGLGTQIQPHIEKRFSMPWSHPARRMREYIEALHAIWDCWRDGAKLRFEGEFYTHKIMTPMFTPEPSALPAPKVFLAAVGELMTEVCGEVGDGLLAHAFTTRRYLDEVTTVALQRGMDRSGRDRRDFELSCPVFIVTGADEREMAAASMATRKQLAFYGSTPAYRKVLELHGWGDLQTELHRLSLDGQWDAMGELIDDEVLAAFAVVAPIPELAAALRRRCDGVIDRVLPGFPAAVSPETVNAVLQEFRECPPVRSNV
- a CDS encoding YbdD/YjiX family protein, producing MGRLARSTRQAARHIGWYWSTLMGDNHYRRYVTHRQRTHPDEPVLSERDYWKMRHRNTEANPGARCC
- a CDS encoding cytochrome P450, whose product is MTVRTIDDVAKKFADPSAYADEATFHADLAHLRANAPVSWVEVPGYKPFWAITKYADIMDIERANDVFTNSPRPVLMTSENDDAQAAVGVRTLIHMDDPEHRVMRAIGADWFRPKAMRALKLRVDELAKIHVDKMLAAGGECDFVQEVAVNYPLYVIMSLLGVPEADFPLMLKLTQELFGSDDDEYQRDAGDSMSALIEMFQYFTALTASRREHPTDDLASAIANARIDGEPLNDIETVSYYAIVAAAGHDTTSATISGGMHALIENPDQLARLQADPGLMGTATEEMIRWVTPVKAFMRTAAVDTSVRGTPIAAGESVLLAYPSGNRDEEVFTDPFRFDVGRDPNKHVAFGYGVHFCLGAALARMEINSFFSELVPRLDSMELTGSPAHTATTFVGGLKHLPVRYSLR